From bacterium, the proteins below share one genomic window:
- a CDS encoding outer membrane protein transport protein, translating into MYWNPAGLPQCSGKKVGVDLHLLNISNQDPDSVANPISIDKDRGDVFFAIPDLSEPPKFDETKTKSLSPLPSVGGYTQLRGLTLGFGFYLPVGTEIKWDDTINDALAEIKAKYNTLIGLSVTNLCLAKQINEKLSLGLGINYLSFTNEKEATKNYTSNYNYSLKANSSGDGLEGILGVLCKVGEKLKVGLVYRSGSKIEIDGDAKVDHSIPIAGARVNGESKFKGNFYHPATYGLGLSYQYLPRLLLACDIARTDWSTTKKDITYANPKGFLTNEPAKSLDWKATNRYRFGARYQKDKNLSLSGGFYIDEAPSPDKAQGITGIVDPSLKVISIGTSYKKGSLNYDALLGYGYASRKAAGLKYEKTAFSTMITVSYLF; encoded by the coding sequence ATTTACTGGAACCCAGCCGGACTGCCTCAATGCTCAGGAAAGAAAGTAGGGGTAGATCTTCATTTGTTAAATATCAGTAATCAGGATCCAGATTCAGTAGCTAATCCTATAAGCATAGACAAAGATAGAGGCGATGTCTTTTTTGCTATTCCTGATCTATCTGAACCACCTAAGTTTGATGAGACCAAGACCAAATCTTTATCACCACTTCCCAGCGTAGGAGGATATACTCAATTAAGAGGCTTGACCCTTGGTTTTGGTTTTTATTTACCAGTAGGGACAGAGATTAAATGGGACGACACCATAAACGATGCATTAGCAGAAATAAAAGCAAAGTATAACACTTTAATTGGACTTTCGGTTACTAATTTATGTCTGGCTAAGCAGATAAATGAAAAGTTATCTTTAGGCTTAGGGATAAACTACTTAAGCTTTACCAATGAAAAAGAAGCCACCAAGAACTATACCTCAAATTATAACTATAGTCTTAAAGCAAATAGCTCTGGAGATGGATTAGAAGGCATTTTAGGAGTACTTTGTAAGGTAGGTGAGAAATTAAAGGTAGGGCTGGTTTATAGAAGTGGCAGTAAGATCGAGATAGATGGAGATGCTAAGGTTGATCATTCAATCCCAATAGCAGGAGCACGGGTAAATGGAGAAAGTAAATTTAAAGGTAATTTTTATCATCCAGCCACTTATGGTTTAGGCCTCTCTTATCAATACTTACCAAGACTTCTTTTAGCTTGTGACATAGCCAGAACTGATTGGTCAACCACTAAGAAAGACATTACCTATGCCAACCCAAAAGGTTTTCTTACAAATGAACCAGCAAAGAGTCTTGACTGGAAAGCAACTAATAGATACCGTTTTGGAGCTAGATATCAGAAAGATAAAAATTTATCTTTATCTGGCGGTTTTTATATTGATGAAGCTCCATCTCCTGATAAGGCTCAAGGAATTACCGGAATAGTTGATCCTTCTCTTAAAGTAATAAGCATAGGAACAAGTTATAAAAAAGGTAGTTTAAACTATGATGCTCTGTTAGGGTATGGTTATGCAAGTAGAAAAGCAGCCGGGTTAAAATATGAAAAGACTGCTTTCTCGACAATGATAACTGTTAGTTATTTATTTTAA
- a CDS encoding nucleotidyltransferase domain-containing protein, whose translation MDQEIYERLQSISNRLKKEYHAERVILFGSYATGEATQDSDVDLFIIAPTKERFFERMATVLGIVRDLYKGLALSPIVLRSQEVKRRLKINDQFVQEILEKGVEL comes from the coding sequence ATGGACCAAGAAATATACGAGCGACTACAAAGTATAAGCAATCGGCTAAAAAAAGAATACCATGCCGAAAGGGTTATCCTCTTTGGCTCTTATGCCACAGGTGAGGCAACGCAAGACAGTGATGTTGACCTTTTTATTATTGCACCTACTAAGGAGCGGTTTTTTGAGAGAATGGCTACTGTTCTTGGAATTGTTCGAGACCTTTACAAAGGGCTTGCTTTATCCCCAATTGTTTTGCGGTCGCAAGAGGTAAAAAGGAGATTAAAAATAAACGACCAATTTGTACAAGAAATATTAGAAAAGGGGGTTGAGTTATGA
- a CDS encoding HEPN domain-containing protein, with the protein MKKSEESFIVEDWKRVARKDWERIKRNLKDDDAEAGGYFLQQALEKYLKAFLLQHGWKLKKIHALHDLISDAVEYNSAFESFRQLCERVSGYYFIDRYPPLFPSELTCKDIEEDIKEAKELIQILFSEEELNV; encoded by the coding sequence ATGAAAAAGTCAGAAGAATCTTTTATCGTTGAAGATTGGAAAAGGGTAGCACGAAAGGATTGGGAACGCATAAAAAGAAATTTGAAGGATGATGATGCTGAGGCAGGAGGATATTTCTTACAACAGGCATTGGAAAAGTACCTGAAGGCATTTTTACTTCAGCATGGTTGGAAATTAAAAAAGATTCATGCACTTCATGACCTGATTAGTGATGCGGTTGAGTACAATTCAGCCTTTGAGTCGTTTCGTCAATTATGTGAGCGTGTTTCAGGATATTATTTTATTGACCGATACCCTCCACTTTTTCCTTCAGAACTTACTTGTAAAGATATAGAAGAGGATATAAAGGAGGCAAAAGAACTTATTCAAATACTCTTTTCAGAGGAGGAATTAAATGTCTAA
- a CDS encoding site-specific DNA-methyltransferase yields the protein MRRLNDVQINAICELLKEGKPLPEDYKWLLFEGKQETELIYAGKTREVDVVAETMAVPLQKVKVFGNVGDDEWHNMLIFGDNLQVLKKLLKWKEEGKLKNPDGSKGVKLIYIDPPFATRQEFSGSRGEKAYQDKIIGAKFLEWLRQRLILMKELLSNDGSIYVHMDYRKGQYCKIILDEVFQEVNFRNEIVWCYTGPSQSENYFPRKHEYIYFYAKSSSSIFNPQYISHKSGLHNVGQIFGDTDTENDEYVRELEKRGKKIEDWWIDIWATERYRSELLNYPTQKPEALLERIIKASSNPGDLVLDCFAGSGTTGAVAEKLNRRWIMTDSSKFAIYTIIKRMLNFKEQLGNKGNPLRPKPFAVYNAGLYDIKMLKQLPFKEYREFALQLFQCKDEPHTLAGIKLDGYFGQDHVLVFKWKKNGNEDEYVIDRGFIDNLHSILGKRIGKRFFVIAPAASVLFLEDYIEKDRVKYYVLRIPYSIIDELHKKNFKLLEQPLSADISEVNKVMEQIGFDFIYPPDVECEYYIEDKKGQLEVGQSGEEAVIKIKNFRSNIISKKPIPEEELGFKALSMVMIDYAFNSEYFSLDDKWFAQDLEKNGYEIHCPTEKLTDKMMIIYMDVYGNERKEIKTREDFKR from the coding sequence ATGAGAAGATTGAATGATGTGCAAATAAATGCAATCTGTGAGTTGCTGAAAGAAGGGAAACCTTTGCCTGAAGATTATAAGTGGCTACTCTTTGAGGGAAAACAAGAGACTGAGTTAATCTATGCCGGCAAAACAAGAGAGGTAGATGTTGTAGCTGAGACTATGGCTGTGCCTCTTCAAAAGGTAAAGGTTTTTGGGAATGTAGGAGATGACGAATGGCATAATATGCTAATCTTTGGAGATAATCTTCAGGTTTTGAAAAAACTGCTTAAATGGAAAGAAGAAGGAAAATTGAAAAATCCTGATGGGTCAAAGGGGGTTAAGTTGATTTATATAGACCCTCCGTTTGCTACACGGCAGGAATTTTCTGGAAGTAGAGGTGAAAAAGCATATCAAGATAAGATTATAGGGGCAAAATTTTTAGAATGGCTAAGACAGAGATTGATTCTAATGAAAGAACTTTTAAGTAATGATGGGAGTATTTATGTGCATATGGATTATCGTAAGGGACAATACTGTAAGATAATTTTGGACGAAGTGTTTCAAGAAGTAAATTTCCGAAATGAAATTGTTTGGTGTTATACAGGACCAAGCCAATCAGAAAACTATTTCCCTCGAAAGCATGAATATATCTATTTTTATGCGAAAAGTTCATCTTCAATTTTCAATCCGCAATACATTTCTCATAAAAGTGGACTCCACAATGTAGGACAAATTTTTGGAGACACAGATACAGAAAACGACGAATATGTTCGTGAACTTGAGAAAAGGGGCAAGAAAATTGAGGATTGGTGGATTGATATTTGGGCAACCGAGCGATACAGAAGCGAACTTCTAAACTACCCTACCCAAAAACCCGAAGCCCTCCTTGAACGCATTATCAAAGCATCTTCCAACCCAGGCGACCTTGTCCTTGACTGCTTTGCTGGCTCTGGAACAACAGGAGCAGTAGCAGAAAAACTCAATAGAAGATGGATAATGACTGATTCCTCTAAATTTGCCATTTATACAATAATAAAAAGAATGCTTAACTTTAAAGAACAGCTTGGTAACAAAGGAAATCCTTTGAGACCAAAGCCTTTTGCTGTTTATAATGCCGGGCTTTACGATATAAAAATGCTTAAACAGTTGCCATTCAAGGAGTACCGAGAATTTGCCTTGCAACTCTTCCAGTGTAAAGATGAGCCACATACATTAGCCGGGATTAAATTAGATGGCTATTTTGGACAAGACCATGTCCTGGTTTTTAAGTGGAAGAAGAATGGTAACGAAGATGAGTATGTAATAGATAGGGGATTTATTGACAACCTCCACTCTATCTTAGGAAAGCGGATAGGTAAGCGATTCTTTGTTATTGCACCTGCGGCAAGTGTTCTGTTTTTAGAGGATTACATAGAGAAAGATAGGGTAAAATATTATGTCTTGAGAATTCCTTACTCTATAATTGACGAACTTCACAAAAAGAACTTTAAGCTCCTTGAGCAACCCCTCTCCGCAGATATTTCTGAAGTAAATAAGGTAATGGAGCAGATCGGCTTTGATTTTATCTATCCACCAGATGTGGAATGTGAATATTATATTGAGGATAAGAAAGGACAGTTAGAAGTAGGTCAGAGTGGTGAGGAGGCAGTTATAAAAATAAAAAACTTTAGAAGCAATATAATCTCCAAAAAACCAATCCCTGAAGAAGAACTTGGATTTAAGGCTTTGTCAATGGTGATGATTGATTACGCTTTCAACAGTGAATACTTTTCTTTGGATGACAAGTGGTTTGCTCAAGATTTAGAGAAAAATGGCTATGAAATCCACTGTCCCACCGAAAAATTAACAGACAAGATGATGATAATTTATATGGATGTTTATGGGAATGAGAGGAAGGAAATAAAAACCCGGGAAGATTTTAAGAGGTAA
- a CDS encoding DUF1016 family protein, whose translation MSQITKSQNYQDLFQRVSNLLETARRKTVRQINTVITQTYWEIGKLIVEEEQKGRERAEYGEYLISRLSKDLTKKFGRGFTMANLKNIRQFYLAYPKLYALHLESADEKSYAVRSQLSWTHFRILMRVKDELARKFYEIETVKNNWSSRELDRQTNSLLFERVALSKDKKGVLELAQKGQIIEKPEDAIKDPYVLEFLGLPEKHQYSESQLEQALIDHLQEFILELGKGFTFVARQKRITIDNEHYYIDLIFYHRILRCLVVIDLKVGKLDHRDVGQMNFYLNYIKDNEMLNDENPPVGIILCTETNRSKVFIEYALGGLSNKVLVSKYKLYLPTKKELEEEIKKETIRLKMIPKEE comes from the coding sequence ATGTCTCAAATAACTAAATCTCAAAATTATCAAGACCTTTTTCAGCGGGTTTCTAACCTTCTTGAAACTGCAAGAAGAAAAACTGTTAGACAAATAAATACGGTTATCACTCAGACATACTGGGAGATTGGAAAGCTAATAGTAGAAGAAGAGCAGAAAGGGAGAGAAAGAGCAGAATATGGAGAATATCTCATCAGCAGATTATCCAAAGATTTAACTAAAAAATTTGGCAGAGGATTCACCATGGCTAATCTTAAGAATATTCGGCAATTCTACCTTGCATATCCAAAACTGTATGCACTACATTTAGAATCTGCAGATGAAAAAAGCTACGCAGTGCGTAGCCAATTAAGTTGGACGCATTTCAGAATACTTATGAGGGTCAAAGATGAATTAGCAAGAAAGTTTTATGAAATAGAGACAGTAAAAAATAATTGGTCAAGCAGAGAACTTGACCGTCAGACAAATTCACTTCTTTTTGAAAGAGTAGCCTTAAGTAAAGATAAAAAAGGGGTGCTTGAACTTGCCCAAAAAGGGCAGATTATTGAGAAACCTGAAGATGCTATAAAAGACCCTTATGTTCTGGAATTTCTTGGATTACCAGAAAAACATCAGTATTCAGAATCACAACTTGAGCAAGCGTTAATTGACCATTTACAGGAATTTATACTTGAGTTAGGGAAAGGATTTACATTTGTTGCCCGGCAGAAAAGAATCACTATTGATAATGAGCATTACTATATTGACCTTATCTTTTACCATCGGATACTTCGTTGCTTGGTGGTGATTGATTTAAAGGTAGGGAAACTTGACCATAGAGATGTTGGACAAATGAATTTTTATTTGAATTATATAAAGGATAATGAGATGCTTAATGATGAAAATCCACCAGTTGGAATTATCCTTTGTACAGAGACAAATCGCAGTAAGGTCTTCATAGAATATGCCCTTGGTGGATTGAGCAATAAGGTACTTGTATCTAAATATAAATTATATCTGCCAACCAAAAAGGAGCTGGAAGAAGAGATAAAAAAGGAAACTATCCGATTGAAGATGATTCCCAAAGAGGAGTAA